Proteins co-encoded in one Pyxidicoccus xibeiensis genomic window:
- a CDS encoding caspase family protein: MSFRPHGLPSVLLLGLLCGPVLAEPATGVPGVRRALVVAYNGSDAPGMPPLRYADDDGVRWAETLRRLGVDVVLLTVPDADTEELERERLNGVRAPTVAALDEAVSTLSRRNAADRAAGRAVDFLFVYVGHGRTGEAGRAYLTLADGQLDQDGLYTRVVERLDADYVHLLVDACHAAGVVGSRGGDPLVLRRLRRALEQERLAGHPRVGAVFAESDEGETHEWSRLRAGVFSHAARSALLGGADVNADGRVEYSELDAFVASAIRGVKSPRARLTVRTFPPALSPTRALVGPAPEGPRLKLPASGAGARISVEDTLGVRLVDAHRTAGEPLVLALPERDAYWLRMPGGEARVRRADLEASRLPEPRPPEVARRGAAEESLLQGLFALPFGRDFYEGYVTSAGVPAVDFSAPPPATELPGVARALGLDVGLTLGAAPLDGRGVARGLALSWRAPGPVGPSRWGVRASYSLTPDAWVDTATLQRVSVLALGGVGGRGALAPFAEVGAGWLLLVVNKPGRREGDAAGLTARAATGLRWKAGDFALRGAVGLDLDGVRVDGRRRWTWAPGVEVGLER; encoded by the coding sequence GTGAGCTTCCGTCCTCACGGCCTGCCGTCCGTCCTCCTCCTCGGGCTGCTGTGCGGGCCCGTCCTCGCGGAGCCAGCGACGGGTGTGCCCGGAGTGCGGCGGGCGCTGGTGGTGGCCTACAACGGCAGCGATGCGCCCGGCATGCCTCCGCTGCGCTACGCGGACGATGACGGCGTGCGCTGGGCGGAGACGCTGCGGCGCCTGGGTGTGGACGTGGTGCTGCTCACCGTGCCGGACGCGGACACCGAGGAGCTGGAGCGCGAGCGGCTGAACGGCGTGCGTGCCCCCACCGTCGCCGCGCTGGACGAGGCGGTGTCCACCCTCTCCCGGCGCAACGCCGCGGACCGGGCGGCGGGACGCGCGGTGGACTTCCTCTTCGTCTACGTGGGCCATGGCCGCACGGGCGAGGCGGGCCGCGCGTACCTCACCCTCGCCGACGGCCAGCTGGACCAGGATGGGCTGTACACGCGCGTGGTGGAGCGGCTGGACGCCGACTACGTACACCTGCTCGTCGATGCCTGCCACGCGGCGGGCGTGGTGGGCAGCCGCGGAGGAGACCCGCTGGTGCTGCGCCGGCTGCGGCGTGCCCTGGAGCAGGAGCGGCTCGCCGGCCACCCGCGCGTGGGCGCCGTCTTCGCGGAGAGCGACGAGGGCGAGACGCACGAGTGGTCCCGCCTGCGCGCCGGAGTCTTCAGCCACGCGGCGCGCTCGGCGCTGCTCGGCGGCGCGGACGTCAACGCCGACGGGCGGGTGGAGTACAGCGAGCTGGACGCCTTCGTCGCCTCGGCCATCCGCGGCGTGAAGTCTCCCCGGGCCCGGCTGACCGTGCGCACCTTCCCACCCGCGCTCAGCCCCACGCGCGCGCTGGTGGGCCCCGCGCCCGAGGGGCCCCGCCTGAAGCTCCCCGCGAGCGGCGCGGGGGCGCGCATCTCCGTGGAGGACACGCTGGGCGTCCGGCTCGTGGACGCGCACCGCACGGCGGGCGAGCCGCTGGTGCTGGCCCTGCCCGAGCGCGACGCGTACTGGCTGCGCATGCCGGGCGGCGAGGCACGCGTGCGCCGCGCGGACCTGGAGGCCTCGCGGCTGCCAGAGCCCCGGCCTCCCGAGGTGGCTCGCCGGGGGGCCGCCGAGGAGAGCCTCCTCCAGGGCCTCTTCGCCCTGCCCTTCGGCCGCGACTTCTACGAAGGCTATGTCACCTCCGCGGGTGTGCCGGCCGTGGACTTCTCCGCGCCGCCGCCGGCCACCGAGCTTCCCGGCGTGGCACGCGCCCTCGGCCTGGACGTGGGCCTCACCCTGGGCGCCGCGCCGCTGGACGGACGCGGCGTTGCACGGGGGCTGGCGCTCTCCTGGCGTGCTCCGGGGCCCGTGGGCCCGTCACGTTGGGGCGTGCGAGCGAGCTACTCGCTGACCCCGGATGCGTGGGTGGACACGGCCACGCTCCAGCGCGTATCCGTGCTTGCGCTGGGCGGTGTGGGAGGCCGTGGCGCGCTGGCGCCGTTCGCGGAGGTGGGCGCGGGCTGGCTGCTGCTCGTGGTGAACAAGCCAGGTCGGCGAGAGGGCGACGCGGCCGGGCTCACCGCGCGGGCGGCGACGGGGCTGCGCTGGAAGGCGGGGGACTTCGCGCTGCGCGGGGCCGTGGGCCTCGATTTGGACGGCGTGCGCGTGGACGGACGCCGCCGGTGGACGTGGGCTCCCGGGGTGGAGGTGGGACTGGAGCGCTGA
- a CDS encoding acyl-CoA desaturase: MDTRWGEAKLDGSKVLRWSLLHLGALVGGALFFSWSGVAVFAVLTGVTMCLGVSVGIHRGLIHGAFRAPLAVERTLALLGALAGLGGVIGMSRMHHLRDFHQNQPEADCPPYFGYRDGFARVMTYALFYTWHARDEAVYPPVPPRVLEDPFFRALERAGLWLQVPLALALYVIGGVDWVVWGVLVRLVLTQDGFWGVHYVSHVEGDQPYELPGCAEQGRNAGWLALVSMGEAWHNNHHAYPGSAQMGRGWRQPDPGWWAVRALAALGLVTDVKALADLPLRPGARRRHTPQRPARRQGGRRPRLPTRRHGGPRYLPV; this comes from the coding sequence ATGGACACACGGTGGGGCGAGGCGAAGCTGGATGGGAGCAAGGTGCTGCGCTGGAGCCTGCTGCACCTGGGCGCGCTGGTGGGGGGCGCACTCTTCTTCTCGTGGAGCGGGGTGGCGGTGTTCGCCGTGCTGACGGGAGTGACGATGTGCCTGGGCGTGTCGGTGGGCATCCACCGCGGGCTCATCCACGGTGCCTTCCGCGCCCCGCTCGCGGTGGAGCGGACGCTGGCGCTCCTGGGTGCGCTCGCCGGCCTGGGCGGCGTCATCGGCATGAGCCGCATGCACCACCTGCGCGACTTCCACCAGAACCAGCCCGAGGCCGACTGCCCGCCGTACTTCGGCTACCGCGACGGCTTCGCGCGCGTCATGACGTACGCCCTCTTCTACACGTGGCACGCGCGCGACGAGGCCGTGTACCCGCCGGTGCCGCCGCGCGTGCTGGAGGACCCGTTCTTCCGCGCCCTGGAGCGCGCCGGGCTGTGGCTCCAGGTGCCGCTCGCGCTGGCGCTGTATGTCATTGGCGGCGTGGACTGGGTGGTCTGGGGCGTGCTGGTGCGGCTGGTGCTCACGCAGGACGGGTTCTGGGGCGTCCACTACGTGAGCCACGTTGAGGGCGACCAACCCTACGAGCTGCCTGGCTGCGCGGAGCAGGGCCGCAACGCGGGCTGGCTGGCGCTCGTGAGCATGGGCGAGGCGTGGCACAACAACCACCACGCGTACCCGGGCTCGGCGCAGATGGGGCGCGGCTGGCGGCAGCCGGACCCGGGCTGGTGGGCGGTGCGCGCGCTGGCCGCGCTGGGGCTGGTGACGGACGTGAAGGCGCTCGCGGACCTGCCGCTGCGTCCGGGGGCTCGCAGGCGGCACACGCCCCAGCGCCCCGCTCGGCGGCAGGGTGGCCGGAGGCCCCGGCTCCCCACGCGGCGCCACGGCGGCCCGCGCTACCTGCCCGTGTGA